A genomic window from Brevibacillus agri includes:
- a CDS encoding vWA domain-containing protein produces the protein MSQRKLSLLMVVCSLVGGVIGFLVGEVILDRLAGEIAQWLLIGLYFGQYAFFVGLMCLIAEMISPRLNGTGWKQRYAGFSWKMLVPSTFVMVGVAAMLLQLLYGSSFQAPSGANNIVMLLDTSGSMRQSDPDNQLFKAAADMVQKMDSDMKIAVVTFNDETNVLQPLVALSSQAVKDDVVQKLLNHSGTDGGTRIELALQTGLEQLTAAQQVENSTVVLMSDGYTSLDIPATLAPFKQHQVLVHTVGMRNIDEQGTRLLEQIAAETGGRYFNVEHANEMTGIFGQIYDMSRQDRNLVSERTGATADSTFYAILRVASLLVIGALLGLSLGLIFDNRHLAKSFTIGGAVSGLLAGIVLETGLSSIYLLDMAVRLIAGALLAVVLTLFTVFIPVPASGGSSFQKRRLAVQQSPRALGAGNETSKRFDL, from the coding sequence ATGAGCCAGAGAAAGCTGAGCCTGCTCATGGTTGTGTGCAGCCTGGTAGGTGGTGTGATCGGCTTTTTGGTAGGAGAGGTCATTCTGGATCGCCTGGCTGGCGAGATCGCGCAATGGCTGTTAATTGGACTTTATTTTGGTCAATATGCATTTTTCGTTGGACTGATGTGCCTCATTGCGGAAATGATCTCGCCACGCCTGAACGGTACAGGCTGGAAGCAGAGATATGCAGGTTTTTCCTGGAAAATGCTCGTCCCCAGCACGTTTGTGATGGTAGGCGTGGCAGCGATGCTGCTCCAACTGCTTTACGGATCGTCGTTCCAGGCGCCCAGCGGAGCCAACAATATCGTCATGCTGCTGGACACCTCTGGCAGCATGCGGCAGTCTGACCCGGACAACCAGTTGTTCAAGGCGGCAGCGGACATGGTGCAAAAAATGGACAGCGACATGAAGATTGCCGTCGTTACGTTCAACGACGAGACGAACGTGCTGCAGCCGCTCGTGGCGCTCAGCAGCCAGGCAGTCAAGGATGACGTCGTGCAAAAGCTGCTCAATCATTCGGGGACGGACGGCGGGACGCGGATCGAGCTGGCGCTGCAAACGGGGTTAGAGCAGCTAACGGCAGCCCAGCAGGTGGAGAACAGTACCGTTGTGCTGATGTCGGATGGCTACACCAGCCTGGATATTCCGGCAACGCTGGCTCCTTTCAAGCAGCATCAGGTGCTGGTCCATACAGTCGGGATGCGGAATATTGATGAACAAGGCACGCGTCTGTTGGAGCAGATTGCGGCAGAAACCGGGGGCCGCTATTTCAACGTCGAGCACGCCAATGAAATGACAGGCATCTTTGGGCAGATTTACGATATGAGCCGCCAGGACCGCAATCTTGTCTCCGAGCGGACGGGTGCCACGGCAGACAGCACGTTTTACGCGATTTTGCGGGTAGCGAGCCTGCTTGTGATCGGCGCTTTGCTCGGCTTGTCACTGGGACTGATTTTTGACAATCGCCATCTGGCAAAAAGCTTCACGATCGGAGGGGCGGTATCCGGTCTTTTGGCCGGGATCGTGCTGGAGACAGGGCTTTCCTCGATCTACTTGCTCGACATGGCGGTGCGCCTGATCGCCGGCGCCTTGCTCGCCGTCGTTCTGACGCTGTTTACAGTCTTCATCCCAGTTCCGGCCAGCGGCGGATCGTCTTTTCAAAAACGGAGGCTGGCCGTCCAGCAAAGTCCGCGCGCTCTCGGGGCAGGGAACGAAACCAGCAAACGGTTTGATCTGTAG
- a CDS encoding TRAFAC clade GTPase domain-containing protein — MLSFLKNMFEKKPQVSERLPFYDIVCPYCFAKYGPDEVVFRATHYRQDDEDYALQEDEILNAYRDKFGLDAIDELEAVIDPDSIPPENHLYVDNVLAGVTDRYGMVSKRRLCPKCHNELPITAGKAPSNIISIVGASQVGKSVYMTSLIHTLQNSTASRFNAACMPLNAQISRKFRENYEAPLFERGQLLDSTQKEKRQEPFIFQFIFKDSQKAPLILVFFDVAGEGMVDREYLELYAAHVKNSSGILFLVDPLQIKTIRDRVMLRAGDEPGEFTARYDEPREVVITLFENFIGYQEQSKTDIPTAVVLTKSDMLHLIKEDDGEYIKSNSNVFRNFVHEQYLNTAEFENINGEISRFIEKVDRPFKDALEVYFTNTAYFAVSALGSNPVNQKVSGVVTPIRVDEPFIWLMHQLDYIEGREQ, encoded by the coding sequence ATGCTGTCGTTTTTGAAAAACATGTTTGAGAAAAAGCCGCAAGTAAGCGAACGGCTTCCTTTTTACGATATTGTCTGCCCGTACTGCTTTGCCAAGTACGGACCGGACGAGGTGGTGTTCCGCGCGACACACTACCGCCAGGACGACGAGGACTACGCCTTGCAGGAGGATGAGATTCTCAACGCCTATCGCGACAAATTCGGCCTGGATGCCATCGACGAGCTGGAAGCGGTCATCGACCCGGACTCGATCCCGCCGGAAAATCACCTGTACGTCGACAATGTGCTGGCAGGCGTGACCGACCGCTACGGAATGGTGTCCAAGCGCAGGCTGTGCCCGAAGTGCCACAACGAGCTGCCGATTACGGCGGGCAAAGCGCCGAGCAACATCATTTCCATCGTCGGGGCGTCGCAGGTCGGCAAATCCGTGTATATGACGTCGTTGATTCATACGCTGCAAAACTCGACGGCAAGCCGCTTCAACGCTGCCTGCATGCCGCTCAATGCGCAGATCAGCCGCAAGTTCCGCGAGAACTACGAAGCGCCGCTGTTTGAGCGCGGCCAGTTGCTCGATTCCACGCAAAAAGAAAAGCGTCAGGAACCGTTTATTTTTCAGTTCATTTTCAAAGACAGCCAAAAAGCGCCGCTCATCCTCGTCTTTTTCGACGTCGCAGGCGAAGGCATGGTCGATCGCGAGTATTTGGAGCTGTACGCCGCGCATGTGAAAAACTCGTCCGGCATCCTGTTTCTGGTCGATCCGCTGCAAATCAAGACGATTCGCGACCGGGTCATGCTGCGGGCGGGCGACGAGCCGGGCGAATTCACGGCGAGGTACGATGAGCCGCGCGAGGTCGTCATTACGTTGTTCGAGAACTTCATCGGCTATCAGGAGCAGAGCAAGACGGACATCCCGACGGCGGTCGTGCTGACGAAGAGCGACATGCTGCATCTCATCAAGGAAGACGACGGCGAATACATCAAGTCCAACAGCAATGTGTTCCGCAATTTCGTCCATGAACAGTATTTGAACACGGCTGAATTCGAGAACATCAACGGAGAGATCAGCCGCTTTATCGAAAAAGTGGATCGCCCGTTCAAAGACGCGCTGGAGGTCTACTTTACCAATACGGCCTACTTCGCTGTATCAGCGCTGGGCAGCAATCCGGTCAATCAAAAGGTGAGCGGCGTCGTGACGCCGATTCGCGTCGATGAGCCGTTCATCTGGTTGATGCATCAGCTTGATTACATCGAGGGGAGGGAGCAGTAG
- a CDS encoding DUF4097 family beta strand repeat-containing protein produces MKSWIGAGFLALAIGLAGCSNGSLQTVEEKRHLELPIAAIETLEIATASGDLIVKGDDKATSIQVDATINRSPNINPEDIEVTLAEDGAVAQLTSESRAQFGVAYMKLKLEVTVPSGLKVAITDGSGDIDVSKLAGPLTIADDSGDIRLKDVTGEVEINDQSGDIKISKATALKLIEDDSGDILLEDTVGDVEIRDQSGDMNIVRHKGNLSISDESGDIDIYTVDGNVEIVEDGSGKRSVKNVSGSYTEN; encoded by the coding sequence ATGAAAAGTTGGATAGGAGCTGGATTTTTGGCTTTGGCCATAGGTCTTGCGGGCTGTAGCAACGGAAGCTTGCAGACTGTAGAGGAAAAACGGCATTTGGAGCTGCCGATTGCGGCGATAGAAACGCTGGAGATAGCGACAGCGTCGGGTGATTTGATCGTGAAGGGAGACGACAAGGCCACCTCTATCCAGGTAGACGCTACGATCAACAGATCGCCAAATATCAATCCCGAAGATATAGAAGTAACGCTCGCCGAGGACGGGGCTGTCGCCCAGTTGACGTCAGAAAGTCGCGCGCAGTTCGGCGTGGCGTATATGAAGCTGAAACTGGAGGTCACGGTTCCATCCGGTTTGAAGGTCGCGATCACGGACGGTTCAGGGGATATCGACGTATCCAAGCTGGCGGGGCCGCTCACGATTGCGGATGACTCCGGCGATATCCGGCTGAAGGATGTCACTGGCGAAGTGGAAATCAACGACCAGTCCGGTGATATCAAAATCAGCAAGGCGACTGCCCTCAAGCTGATTGAGGACGATTCCGGCGACATTTTGCTGGAAGATACGGTTGGCGATGTGGAGATTCGCGATCAGTCGGGCGATATGAACATCGTCCGGCACAAAGGCAACCTGAGCATATCGGATGAAAGCGGCGATATCGACATTTACACAGTCGATGGAAACGTGGAAATCGTAGAGGATGGCTCTGGAAAGCGTTCGGTGAAAAACGTCAGCGGATCGTACACGGAGAACTGA
- a CDS encoding cupin domain-containing protein, which translates to MANLSRVVSNPYTNETVTFLKTTEETNGEYLLFRTDLPPDNGIFLHYHTELTETFEGISGNLEVKIDGKKIILKPGEKLDIPRDHIHGFYNPSNEFVSFTAEIRPAGTFESFVRCGYGLDTDGRSFYMPFLKQYLPKNILLLGTLFKMGQFYVPYLPLFLQKALFGLLAKLAHWTGSDKSLEKYYKGSVAKEALPQEPLQKTP; encoded by the coding sequence ATGGCAAATTTGAGTCGAGTTGTAAGCAACCCTTACACAAATGAAACGGTTACCTTTCTGAAGACGACAGAAGAAACCAATGGGGAATATTTGCTTTTCCGCACAGACCTGCCACCGGACAATGGAATTTTTCTACATTATCATACTGAACTTACGGAGACGTTTGAAGGGATAAGCGGAAATTTGGAGGTAAAAATTGACGGAAAAAAAATCATTTTGAAGCCTGGCGAGAAGCTGGACATCCCTCGCGACCATATTCACGGGTTTTACAACCCTTCCAATGAATTCGTCAGCTTCACCGCGGAGATCCGCCCTGCCGGCACTTTCGAGTCGTTCGTCCGCTGCGGATACGGCCTGGATACGGACGGACGGAGCTTTTACATGCCATTTTTGAAGCAGTACTTGCCGAAAAACATCCTGCTTTTGGGCACGCTGTTCAAAATGGGACAGTTCTACGTCCCCTACCTGCCGCTGTTCCTGCAAAAAGCGCTGTTTGGTTTGCTCGCCAAGCTGGCGCATTGGACAGGCTCCGACAAATCCCTGGAAAAATACTACAAAGGCTCCGTCGCCAAAGAAGCTTTGCCCCAAGAACCGCTGCAAAAAACACCCTAA
- a CDS encoding response regulator has product MARILIADDSIVVREYIRIILQRAGHQVIAEAADGLDAYHQYMTHQPDVVMMDINMPGMNGIDTVKKIISEFPNAYIIMISTYGLKHLVFEAINAGARHYITKPIDEERLLDSIQNTH; this is encoded by the coding sequence ATGGCTCGTATATTAATTGCTGATGACTCGATTGTTGTCCGAGAATACATTAGAATCATCCTTCAACGGGCTGGCCATCAAGTCATTGCAGAAGCGGCGGATGGATTAGACGCCTACCATCAGTACATGACGCACCAACCTGACGTAGTCATGATGGATATCAACATGCCAGGCATGAACGGTATCGACACTGTCAAAAAAATTATTAGCGAATTCCCCAATGCCTACATCATCATGATTAGCACCTACGGTTTAAAGCATTTGGTCTTTGAAGCGATCAATGCGGGAGCGCGTCACTATATCACCAAGCCGATTGATGAAGAGCGCCTTTTGGATTCTATTCAAAACACGCACTGA
- a CDS encoding AAA family ATPase, translating into MSGMIVIPGYRVTEFLSTHSNMGFYRGFRNSDNLPVIIKKPREGPTHKESLWRLKHEYRILQSLESHAVETAVELIDHNRETALITEDFGGVPLSLLCKMKELSLKEILTISIRIASCIEDIHQQRIIHKDINPAHILVHPETYEVKLINFGLATRRYQEHQGVMNPKEWRGNLRYVSPEQTGRMNRTVDYRTDIYSFGVTIYELLTGKPPFLTSDMLELVHAHMARKPIAPVQVKPSVPPVLSDIVMKCLSKNTEDRYFSMAGLVADLQLCLDQLVNNETIGLFPLAQHDRADRMHIPEKLYGREQEIQMLIDAFEEASNGASRMVMLSGSAGVGKSALVFEAQKVFLKGRGRFISGKFDQYRQGVPYSAIIQIFQDLIKQLLAGNERELATWRETILEAMQGLGQVIMDVIPQLAAVIGKQPPVPELPAAEAKNRFQLVMQRFIRIWASPEHPLVLFLDDLQWADSSSLFLIRELVADLPLSHFLLVCAYRDQDGGAINPLIAILTEAGVKSRMLRQITLLPLRLAQINAMLSDALHTDPAVTQPLAMILMRKTAGNPFYSRQFIKSLYDQNLLRYVPEERGWQWDLAEIEKLSTTENVADFLVEKVRRLPEVTQKLLAYAACLGNSFYLGMLAKAQNRSESEAVRDIWPAMEEGLIYPLEGAEYLAYAAVEEEENLAQVTIQFNFVHDRIQQAAYSSLSVEEQKKAHVKLGRMLWDMSHSYESVLLFEICEHMYRGADMIEDSAERIQVAHCHLLAGQKAMASTAFDAALQYFQRGTMFIGEAAWEQHHQLAMELYTLYAESAYLCNQMEDANRLFDLTLSHARTNRERVRVLELQIHMYTRLAEFSRVMDIASEALGLLGVPIPHKPGKLDIIKEMWQIKRRLRGRKIDELLYLPDIPDENYQLAMSIISDAGPSSYFVNPNWFALTILRVLHLSLVHGNAVASANGYTGYGIVLGSQLGNYREAYEFGQLACRVADGFADPIAMTKAYGAFALLINHWCDHARTNIPLLKKAIQLGMEGGGNIYAAYNAHGLLEAMLYCGLPLEELEQQIEEHADLICQMKVVDHDDRLLLLRQALYTFTHWTEGAKTAFCRDGFDEAQYVSSLQTEGTSYKRYMYHFYKSLAHLMYGNYAEAAQLLSEAEQWMESVSGQVLVSQHVFMHALSLTKLYEHANRREQLRYAKKIKAHLKKMKTWADNCPENFQHKYLLMSAEWSRVNGKRQAAGELYDQALQLAKKDGFLQNEALASELAAHHYLALGLETIARVYMTDAYETYLQWGALAKSREIEERYPHLLQRGRGLEASAELAATDQSADLVDLMSVIKASQTMASEIRLELLLATMLRTVMSNAGAEKGILILKNESEWVIEAAGSVDLDVEIMQSVPYEHSGMLSVAVVNYTIRTEEMLVLHNASVEGVFFRDTYITKNKPKSILCSPLWQQGKMIGVIYLENNETTHVFNEKRSEPLRLIFSQMAIFIENARLYHQLEQWNQSLEMIVAERTTEIQSLLQANKNLLNNAGQGFLSFSKNLLVHSEYSRECLRMFGRELAGESVASLLYPNRPEERAFVESLLEKYFETKDQGQKELYLSLFPTEIYINQLPLKLECKPIHEDRRDSPEGLMLILTDLSEQRALESKMEQEWQRLNMILTVAISLPLFQKVYRSFTAFFAGGWKTLFSAGVDESDSLFKLAAQIHQFKGDFSQFHLIHTPQKLHDLETWLMDRDRQQERFTDGDFPSQLPVAQVQAAMEQDLEIIRNKLGNSFLESGDGDMTIAKDRWEHFVEKVSKLLPDSSAAQLDQCIRELHQRPIKELMARYQEYVTELAQRLNKTIHPLRLEAEEILVDPERFEPFVCSLLHVFSNAIVHAMEPESERLAQGKEGRGTISCRIWQEDAALLIAIEDDGRGIDIDRLKQQGLEKGWEAEQDEEELGFLFYEQVSVKEEADIYSGRGLGLLIVKREVERLRGTVSVTSQTGQGTRFLFRIPLEDKLPQISKQRKN; encoded by the coding sequence ATGAGCGGCATGATCGTGATTCCGGGATACAGAGTGACAGAGTTTCTCTCAACACATTCAAATATGGGATTTTACCGCGGTTTTCGTAACAGCGACAACCTGCCCGTCATCATCAAGAAGCCGCGTGAAGGTCCCACGCACAAAGAGTCGCTTTGGAGACTGAAGCACGAGTATCGCATTTTGCAATCTCTCGAATCACATGCTGTGGAAACTGCCGTTGAGCTGATCGATCACAATCGGGAAACTGCGCTTATCACGGAAGATTTCGGGGGAGTGCCGCTCTCCCTGCTCTGCAAAATGAAAGAGCTGTCATTAAAAGAAATCCTGACCATTTCGATTCGTATCGCTTCGTGCATCGAGGACATTCATCAGCAGCGCATTATCCATAAAGACATCAATCCGGCCCATATACTGGTGCACCCGGAGACGTATGAGGTCAAGCTGATTAACTTCGGCCTGGCGACCAGGAGATACCAGGAGCACCAGGGCGTGATGAATCCGAAGGAGTGGAGAGGCAACCTGCGCTACGTATCGCCTGAGCAGACGGGAAGAATGAATCGGACGGTCGATTACCGGACGGATATTTACTCGTTTGGCGTGACGATTTACGAGCTGCTGACAGGAAAGCCGCCTTTTCTCACATCGGACATGCTTGAGCTGGTACATGCCCACATGGCCCGAAAACCGATCGCTCCCGTGCAGGTGAAACCATCTGTTCCGCCAGTTTTGTCGGACATCGTGATGAAGTGTCTGTCCAAAAATACCGAAGACCGCTATTTCAGCATGGCTGGCCTGGTGGCCGATTTGCAGCTTTGCCTGGACCAGCTTGTGAACAACGAAACGATCGGGCTGTTCCCGCTGGCGCAGCACGACCGCGCGGACCGCATGCACATCCCGGAAAAGCTGTACGGACGCGAGCAGGAAATCCAGATGCTGATCGACGCGTTTGAAGAGGCGTCAAATGGCGCGTCGCGAATGGTCATGCTGAGCGGCAGTGCAGGTGTCGGCAAGTCCGCTCTCGTTTTCGAGGCGCAAAAAGTTTTCCTGAAGGGCAGAGGGCGCTTTATTTCCGGCAAGTTCGATCAATACCGCCAAGGCGTGCCGTATTCGGCCATCATTCAAATCTTTCAGGATTTGATAAAGCAGCTTTTGGCCGGAAATGAAAGAGAGCTGGCGACGTGGCGGGAAACGATTCTCGAAGCGATGCAAGGGCTTGGGCAGGTCATCATGGACGTGATTCCCCAACTGGCCGCGGTGATCGGCAAGCAGCCGCCCGTGCCGGAGCTGCCCGCCGCAGAGGCCAAAAACCGTTTTCAGTTGGTCATGCAAAGGTTTATCCGCATCTGGGCAAGCCCCGAGCATCCGCTGGTACTTTTTCTCGACGACCTGCAATGGGCGGATTCGTCGTCGTTGTTTCTCATCCGCGAGCTTGTCGCCGATTTGCCGCTCAGCCATTTTTTGCTCGTGTGCGCCTATCGCGATCAGGATGGAGGCGCGATCAATCCTTTGATCGCGATTTTGACGGAGGCGGGAGTCAAAAGCAGGATGCTGCGCCAAATCACGCTGTTGCCGCTGCGGCTCGCCCAGATCAACGCGATGCTCTCCGACGCGCTGCATACAGACCCTGCTGTCACGCAGCCGCTGGCGATGATTTTAATGCGGAAAACGGCAGGGAATCCGTTCTACTCCAGGCAGTTTATCAAGTCTTTGTACGATCAGAACCTGCTGCGGTACGTCCCGGAGGAGCGCGGCTGGCAATGGGATCTGGCTGAGATTGAGAAGCTCAGCACCACGGAGAACGTCGCTGATTTTCTGGTGGAAAAAGTGCGGCGCCTGCCTGAAGTGACCCAGAAGCTGCTGGCTTACGCGGCGTGCCTCGGTAACTCCTTTTATTTGGGGATGCTGGCAAAAGCGCAAAATCGGAGTGAATCCGAAGCGGTCCGGGATATTTGGCCTGCCATGGAGGAAGGGCTGATCTATCCCTTGGAAGGCGCAGAGTATTTGGCCTATGCGGCCGTTGAGGAAGAAGAAAATCTCGCGCAGGTCACGATCCAGTTCAATTTTGTTCACGACCGAATTCAGCAGGCGGCGTACTCCTCGCTGTCGGTGGAGGAACAGAAAAAGGCGCACGTAAAGCTCGGGAGAATGTTGTGGGACATGTCCCACTCGTATGAATCGGTGCTGCTGTTTGAAATATGCGAGCACATGTATCGCGGCGCAGACATGATTGAAGATTCGGCGGAAAGAATCCAGGTCGCCCACTGCCATCTGCTCGCCGGCCAAAAAGCGATGGCCTCTACTGCCTTCGATGCGGCGCTGCAGTATTTCCAGCGGGGGACGATGTTCATCGGCGAAGCGGCGTGGGAGCAGCACCATCAACTGGCGATGGAGCTGTACACGCTCTATGCCGAGTCGGCGTATTTGTGCAACCAGATGGAGGACGCGAATCGGCTGTTTGACCTTACCCTTTCGCATGCCAGGACCAACCGTGAGCGCGTGCGGGTCCTGGAGTTGCAAATCCACATGTACACCCGCCTGGCCGAGTTTTCGCGGGTGATGGATATTGCGAGCGAAGCGTTGGGGCTGCTTGGCGTGCCCATTCCGCACAAGCCAGGGAAGCTCGATATCATCAAGGAAATGTGGCAGATCAAGCGGCGGCTGAGAGGGCGCAAAATTGACGAGCTGCTCTATTTGCCGGACATACCGGATGAGAACTACCAGTTGGCGATGAGCATCATCAGCGACGCAGGACCTTCCTCGTACTTCGTCAATCCGAACTGGTTTGCGCTGACGATCTTGCGCGTGCTGCACCTGTCGCTCGTACACGGCAATGCGGTTGCGTCAGCGAACGGCTATACCGGCTACGGGATCGTGCTCGGCTCGCAGCTCGGCAACTACCGGGAGGCGTACGAGTTCGGGCAACTGGCCTGCCGGGTGGCGGATGGCTTTGCGGACCCGATCGCGATGACGAAGGCGTACGGAGCGTTTGCCCTGCTCATCAACCACTGGTGCGACCATGCGCGGACAAACATTCCGCTGCTGAAAAAAGCGATCCAGCTCGGGATGGAAGGCGGAGGAAACATTTACGCTGCCTACAATGCCCACGGCTTGCTGGAAGCCATGCTCTACTGCGGGCTGCCGCTGGAAGAGCTGGAGCAGCAAATCGAGGAGCATGCCGACCTGATCTGCCAGATGAAGGTGGTCGATCACGATGATCGGCTCTTGTTGTTGCGGCAAGCGTTGTACACGTTTACACACTGGACAGAGGGCGCAAAGACGGCGTTTTGCCGGGACGGCTTCGATGAGGCGCAATACGTGAGCAGCCTGCAAACAGAAGGCACCAGCTACAAGCGCTACATGTACCACTTTTACAAGTCGCTGGCGCATCTCATGTACGGCAACTACGCGGAAGCCGCGCAACTGCTGAGCGAAGCAGAGCAATGGATGGAGTCGGTCAGCGGCCAGGTGCTGGTCAGCCAGCATGTTTTCATGCACGCCCTGTCGTTGACGAAGCTGTACGAGCACGCCAATCGCCGCGAGCAGTTGCGCTACGCGAAAAAGATCAAGGCGCATTTGAAAAAAATGAAGACTTGGGCCGACAATTGCCCGGAAAACTTCCAGCACAAATACTTGCTGATGAGCGCCGAGTGGAGCCGTGTCAACGGCAAGCGGCAGGCAGCGGGAGAGCTGTACGATCAGGCACTGCAACTGGCGAAAAAGGATGGCTTTTTGCAAAATGAGGCACTGGCGAGCGAACTGGCTGCCCATCATTATTTGGCATTGGGCCTGGAGACAATCGCCAGGGTGTACATGACGGACGCGTATGAGACGTACTTGCAGTGGGGAGCTTTGGCCAAGTCCAGAGAGATTGAAGAGCGCTACCCGCATCTTTTGCAGCGGGGGAGAGGGCTGGAAGCATCGGCAGAGCTTGCGGCGACAGACCAGTCCGCCGATCTGGTCGATCTGATGAGCGTGATTAAGGCGTCGCAAACGATGGCGAGCGAGATCAGGCTGGAGCTGCTGCTCGCGACCATGCTGCGCACCGTCATGAGCAACGCGGGAGCGGAAAAAGGCATCCTGATCCTGAAAAACGAGAGCGAATGGGTCATCGAGGCAGCCGGGTCTGTCGATCTGGACGTGGAAATCATGCAGTCCGTCCCGTACGAGCACAGCGGGATGCTCTCTGTCGCCGTGGTCAACTACACGATCCGGACTGAAGAAATGCTGGTGTTGCACAACGCTTCGGTCGAAGGCGTCTTTTTCCGGGATACGTACATCACGAAAAACAAGCCGAAGTCGATTTTGTGTTCGCCACTGTGGCAGCAGGGCAAAATGATCGGCGTCATTTACCTGGAAAACAACGAGACGACGCACGTCTTCAACGAAAAACGCTCGGAGCCGCTGCGGCTCATTTTCTCGCAGATGGCGATCTTTATTGAAAATGCCCGGCTGTATCACCAGTTGGAGCAATGGAACCAGTCGCTGGAGATGATCGTCGCCGAGCGAACGACGGAGATTCAATCGCTTTTGCAGGCGAACAAAAACTTGCTGAACAACGCAGGCCAAGGCTTCCTGTCGTTTTCCAAAAATTTGCTCGTCCATTCCGAATACAGCCGCGAATGCTTGCGGATGTTCGGCAGAGAGCTGGCAGGCGAATCGGTGGCAAGCCTTTTGTACCCGAACCGTCCGGAAGAGCGGGCGTTTGTCGAATCGCTTCTGGAAAAGTATTTTGAGACGAAGGACCAGGGACAAAAAGAGCTGTATTTGAGCCTCTTCCCTACGGAAATTTACATCAACCAGCTTCCGCTCAAGCTGGAGTGCAAGCCAATCCATGAGGATCGCCGCGATTCTCCCGAGGGTTTGATGCTGATTTTGACCGACTTGAGCGAACAAAGGGCGCTGGAAAGCAAAATGGAGCAGGAGTGGCAAAGGCTGAACATGATTTTGACCGTGGCGATCAGCTTGCCGCTTTTCCAAAAAGTATATCGCTCCTTCACGGCTTTCTTCGCGGGCGGTTGGAAAACGCTGTTCAGCGCGGGCGTGGACGAGTCCGACAGCCTGTTCAAGCTGGCGGCGCAAATCCATCAGTTCAAAGGGGATTTCAGTCAATTCCATCTGATCCACACGCCGCAAAAGCTGCACGATCTGGAAACGTGGCTGATGGATCGGGACAGGCAGCAGGAGCGCTTCACCGACGGAGATTTCCCGAGCCAACTGCCGGTTGCGCAAGTCCAGGCTGCCATGGAGCAGGATTTGGAGATCATCCGCAACAAATTGGGCAACAGCTTTTTGGAAAGTGGCGACGGAGACATGACGATTGCCAAGGACAGGTGGGAGCATTTTGTCGAAAAGGTGAGCAAGCTGTTGCCTGACAGCTCTGCTGCCCAGCTCGACCAATGCATTCGCGAGCTGCACCAGCGTCCGATCAAGGAATTGATGGCGCGCTATCAGGAGTATGTAACGGAGCTTGCCCAGCGCCTGAACAAAACGATCCATCCGCTTCGGCTGGAGGCAGAGGAGATTTTGGTGGACCCTGAGCGCTTTGAGCCGTTTGTATGCAGCTTGCTGCACGTATTTTCCAATGCGATCGTCCACGCCATGGAGCCGGAAAGTGAGCGGCTGGCGCAAGGCAAAGAAGGCCGGGGAACGATCAGTTGCCGGATTTGGCAGGAGGACGCTGCGCTGCTGATCGCCATCGAGGACGACGGCAGAGGGATTGATATCGACAGGCTCAAGCAGCAGGGGCTGGAAAAAGGCTGGGAGGCAGAGCAGGACGAAGAGGAGCTCGGCTTCCTGTTTTACGAGCAGGTCAGCGTCAAAGAAGAGGCCGACATTTATTCGGGCAGAGGATTAGGGCTGCTGATTGTCAAACGGGAGGTCGAGAGACTGCGGGGCACAGTGAGCGTTACTTCCCAGACCGGGCAAGGCACCCGCTTTCTTTTCCGGATTCCGCTGGAAGACAAGCTTCCACAAATATCGAAGCAAAGAAAAAACTGA